From the Solanum lycopersicum chromosome 10, SLM_r2.1 genome, one window contains:
- the LOC104649791 gene encoding uncharacterized protein: protein MAVTVDNELQEKLSHNHPLFLSTADTSGVVLISIQLTGAENYSVWRKSMRIAILGRNKLGLIDRKCRKDIFGPNLSDLWERCNAIVLSWIMNCVSKELLGGIVYSTDACSVWGDLKERFDKTDGSRIFQQHREIVTLVQGTSTIAEYFTKLRLCWAEFDCIAPFPGCNCTESKGFVEFMKQQKLLQFLLGLNETYEQA, encoded by the coding sequence ATGGCTGTTACTGTCGACAATGAGTTACAGGAAAAACTTAGTCACAATCATCCTCTTTTTTTGAGTACTGCGGACACTTCAGGAGTTGTATTGATCTCCATTCAACTTACAGGTGCTGAGAATTATTCCGTATGGAGAAAATCGATGAGAATAGCCATACTTGGAAGAAACAAATTGGGGCTAATCGATCGAAAGTGCAGAAAAGATATATTTGGTCCTAATTTGAGTGATTTGTGGGAGAGATGCAATGCAATTGTCCTCTCATGGATCATGAATTGTGTTTCAAAGGAATTATTAGGTGGAATTGTTTACTCTACAGATGCATGTTCTGTTTGGGGAGATCTTAAGGAGAGATTTGATAAGACGGATGGATCAAGGATCTTTCAACAACATAGAGAAATTGTTACATTGGTACAGGGTACGAGTACTATCGCAGAGTATTTCACAAAATTGAGATTGTGCTGGGCAGAATTTGATTGCATTGCACCTTTTCCTGGTTGTAATTGCACAGAATCGAAAGGTTTTGTAGAATTCATGAAGCAGCAGAAGTTGTTACAATTTTTACTGGGTCTTAATGAGACTTATGAGCAGGCTTGA